In one window of Chryseobacterium viscerum DNA:
- a CDS encoding phage tail protein, with protein sequence MSTYPLVKFAFEVDWGGTKVGFQEVSGLNVEAALIEYRHGASPDFSKIKMPGMKTFSNITLKRGTFKTDNEYFDWFQSIQLSTVERRSITISLLDETGAPAVTWKVKNAFPLKLQSTDLKAEGNEVAIETLEIAHEGLTIENN encoded by the coding sequence ATGAGTACATATCCATTAGTAAAGTTTGCCTTTGAAGTAGATTGGGGCGGAACAAAAGTAGGTTTTCAGGAAGTGAGCGGTTTAAATGTTGAAGCAGCTTTAATTGAGTACAGACATGGCGCAAGTCCTGATTTCAGTAAGATTAAAATGCCTGGAATGAAAACTTTCAGTAACATCACTCTAAAAAGAGGAACTTTCAAAACAGATAATGAATATTTCGACTGGTTCCAGAGTATTCAGCTAAGTACGGTAGAACGCAGATCTATTACAATTTCCCTTTTAGATGAAACAGGAGCTCCTGCAGTAACATGGAAAGTGAAAAATGCATTCCCGCTTAAATTACAGTCAACAGATCTGAAAGCTGAAGGTAATGAGGTAGCTATCGAGACCTTAGAAATTGCACACGAAGGATTAACTATTGAAAATAACTAA
- a CDS encoding DUF4255 domain-containing protein — protein sequence MINKVLTVLKNQLNAPDGLWDPNVPGEIEIAVVDDIAKHDDNTEGLSNKVVISLLNIEEESTLKNRSRYQPVVVENNPVRYDKESTPAYLNLYVMIAANRSTYNKSLLSISKVIEVFQAKNVLEYVDLEPQNNFSFRIELHSIPFEQLSYVWGLLGGKIMPSALYKISVIKIAAKDVVPVKLINDINIQSIKVD from the coding sequence ATGATTAATAAAGTATTAACAGTTTTAAAAAATCAGCTAAATGCTCCGGATGGTTTGTGGGATCCTAACGTTCCTGGCGAAATTGAAATCGCTGTTGTTGATGACATTGCAAAACATGATGACAACACTGAAGGACTTAGTAACAAAGTAGTAATTAGTCTGCTCAACATTGAGGAAGAATCAACATTGAAAAACAGATCAAGGTATCAGCCGGTTGTGGTAGAAAACAATCCGGTCCGATATGATAAGGAAAGTACTCCTGCTTACTTAAATCTATATGTAATGATTGCTGCCAACAGAAGTACATACAACAAATCTTTACTAAGTATTTCAAAAGTTATTGAGGTATTTCAGGCCAAGAATGTTCTGGAGTATGTAGACCTTGAACCTCAAAACAATTTCAGTTTCAGAATTGAACTGCATTCCATTCCCTTTGAACAGCTAAGTTACGTCTGGGGTTTATTAGGCGGAAAAATAATGCCTTCTGCTTTATATAAAATCAGTGTGATAAAGATTGCAGCTAAAGATGTAGTCCCAGTCAAATTAATTAATGACATTAATATACAAAGTATTAAAGTTGATTAA
- a CDS encoding contractile injection system tape measure protein, protein MKQNHIIQKVFLEITVNNKEKALRIKDDINSFLSIDVFPEIEKHINALEYKLAGHTLQVPRLELNVEVKNSALNTELKDQIAELFKEELSEITKPIETSHQETESEAKPYLVDHQEKMLRAFIYFLEKGAMPWWNSESNAMAILEPSVFERIISADSFQKSIVSALSKENVRNRLINQLSDEQIAQLCLAILKNKELKINLKTDTIRYLSKLNHTDRIAIWRLVFNVISEYLNTSNNHPREYLLQEISTIEQIGLSTTKNNHQNRKTVVKIFPFITENEISESIKTNVADQPENVETSTEPIQEKNVIVQEDVTQNEGQYIQNAGLILIHPFIKTLFEHCELIDPKTQQLTDPELCAHLLHYIATGKINAPEYDMIFEKFLCNIPMHQTINRHIKLSRKHKTQAKNVIESVQHNWAPMKKSSAALLQNEFFQRPGKLVITDSDYTLIVERKTQDILLEKLSWGIGLVKLPWQKKFIFVNW, encoded by the coding sequence GTGAAGCAAAATCATATCATTCAGAAAGTTTTTCTTGAAATTACCGTCAACAACAAAGAAAAAGCATTGCGTATAAAAGATGATATTAACAGCTTTTTGTCTATTGATGTTTTTCCGGAAATAGAAAAGCATATCAACGCTTTAGAATATAAGTTGGCAGGTCATACCCTTCAGGTTCCTCGTTTAGAATTAAATGTGGAGGTAAAAAACAGCGCATTAAATACGGAGTTAAAAGATCAAATAGCTGAACTCTTTAAAGAAGAACTGTCAGAAATTACCAAACCTATTGAAACTTCTCATCAGGAAACAGAAAGTGAGGCTAAACCCTATCTTGTAGATCATCAGGAAAAGATGCTCAGGGCTTTTATCTATTTTTTAGAAAAAGGAGCTATGCCCTGGTGGAATTCGGAAAGCAATGCTATGGCTATTTTGGAACCATCGGTTTTTGAACGCATTATTTCGGCTGACAGCTTTCAAAAAAGTATTGTATCTGCTTTGTCAAAAGAAAATGTCCGGAACCGGCTTATCAATCAGCTTTCCGATGAACAAATTGCACAATTATGCCTGGCAATTTTGAAAAACAAGGAATTGAAAATCAACCTGAAAACTGATACAATACGTTATCTATCGAAACTCAATCATACAGATAGAATTGCAATATGGCGTTTAGTCTTCAATGTAATATCGGAGTATCTGAATACATCCAATAACCATCCACGGGAGTATCTTTTACAAGAAATTTCAACAATAGAGCAGATTGGTTTATCAACAACAAAAAACAATCATCAGAACAGGAAAACAGTAGTTAAGATATTCCCTTTTATTACAGAAAATGAAATTTCTGAAAGCATCAAAACGAATGTAGCAGATCAGCCTGAAAATGTAGAAACCTCGACAGAACCCATTCAGGAAAAAAATGTAATAGTTCAGGAAGATGTAACCCAGAATGAGGGACAATATATTCAAAATGCAGGGCTTATTCTGATCCACCCATTCATCAAAACCCTGTTTGAACATTGTGAACTTATTGATCCCAAAACCCAGCAGCTCACTGATCCGGAATTGTGTGCCCATCTGCTGCATTATATCGCCACCGGAAAAATAAATGCTCCTGAATATGACATGATTTTTGAAAAATTCCTGTGTAATATTCCGATGCATCAAACGATTAACAGGCATATTAAGCTTTCACGTAAACATAAAACGCAGGCTAAAAATGTCATAGAAAGCGTACAGCACAACTGGGCTCCCATGAAAAAATCATCTGCTGCCTTATTACAAAACGAGTTTTTCCAGCGGCCGGGGAAATTAGTCATCACTGACTCTGATTACACCCTTATTGTAGAACGAAAAACACAGGATATTCTTCTTGAAAAGCTTTCCTGGGGAATTGGTCTCGTAAAACTTCCCTGGCAGAAAAAATTCATATTTGTAAACTGGTAA
- a CDS encoding ATP-binding protein, translated as MKSPINHEHSSLIKTNVNEKTEIINPLFQANAVNHNSLNEEMKWLQSLIEKRCKELFLEDETELNIGYEIPEPPESDDQSPYSITINTHQLTVVDRIILALGIASAHYPSILKTFVQIEESSNAFAIEAGGEYDKISRSFKPTFQTALFLLAGKDLSLWSQYGAQLINGSVLLKNDIIYNRSSTEFIHGKIELDTAYLNYFLSGQKPQLDHGSYFPGRLYKSDLTMEDIILEDNVRDQIKPIGHYIKALENGFFKTNEHSFKPGFIALFYGAPGTGKTMLAGILANAYGIDMYHVDLSQVVSKYIGETEKNLEVLFNRLQGKNCMLFFDEADALFGKRSDVKDAHDRYANQEVSYLLQRIEKFDGLTILASNFENNMDDAFKRRIDVSVNVIRPTETTRKALWEHYLPKNITFESDALLQHLTKEYTYTGANIRNIMKNVAMALHDRNETSITYSLISTYLMIENEKAFGKNQSRLSPFVQKPE; from the coding sequence ATGAAATCTCCTATTAACCATGAACACTCATCATTAATAAAAACCAATGTTAATGAAAAAACAGAAATAATCAATCCGCTATTTCAAGCCAATGCTGTAAATCATAACTCTTTAAATGAAGAAATGAAATGGTTACAATCCCTTATTGAAAAGCGATGCAAAGAATTATTTCTGGAAGATGAGACAGAATTGAATATTGGTTATGAAATACCTGAACCTCCGGAATCAGATGACCAATCTCCTTATTCCATTACGATCAACACCCACCAGCTTACTGTTGTAGACAGAATAATCTTAGCGCTGGGCATTGCTTCGGCTCATTATCCTTCCATCCTGAAAACATTTGTACAGATAGAAGAAAGCAGCAATGCATTTGCTATTGAAGCAGGTGGTGAATATGATAAAATCAGCCGCAGCTTTAAGCCTACTTTTCAAACTGCACTTTTTTTGCTGGCAGGTAAAGATTTATCACTGTGGTCACAGTATGGTGCACAACTCATCAATGGCAGTGTACTATTGAAAAATGATATTATTTACAATCGTTCTTCAACAGAATTTATTCATGGAAAAATTGAATTGGATACCGCTTATCTCAATTATTTTTTATCAGGACAGAAACCACAACTGGATCATGGTTCTTACTTTCCCGGCAGGCTTTACAAGTCTGATCTCACCATGGAAGATATTATTTTGGAAGATAATGTGAGAGATCAGATAAAACCCATTGGGCATTATATAAAAGCATTGGAAAACGGCTTTTTCAAAACCAATGAGCATAGCTTTAAACCAGGTTTCATTGCCTTATTCTACGGTGCACCGGGAACGGGAAAAACGATGCTGGCCGGAATTCTTGCTAATGCATATGGTATTGATATGTACCATGTAGATCTTTCACAGGTAGTGAGCAAATACATTGGTGAAACTGAGAAAAACCTTGAAGTGTTATTCAACAGGCTGCAGGGTAAAAACTGTATGCTGTTTTTTGATGAAGCTGACGCTTTATTTGGGAAACGTTCTGATGTAAAAGATGCTCATGACCGCTACGCCAACCAGGAGGTTTCTTATTTATTGCAGCGAATAGAAAAATTTGACGGATTAACAATTCTGGCTTCCAATTTTGAAAACAATATGGATGATGCTTTCAAGCGCCGTATAGATGTTTCTGTGAATGTAATTCGTCCTACAGAAACCACCAGAAAAGCCCTTTGGGAGCATTATTTGCCTAAAAACATAACTTTTGAAAGTGATGCCCTTTTACAGCATTTAACCAAAGAGTATACCTATACGGGTGCTAACATCCGAAACATTATGAAAAATGTAGCAATGGCATTACATGACCGTAATGAAACCAGCATTACCTATTCATTAATAAGCACTTATTTAATGATAGAAAACGAAAAGGCTTTTGGAAAAAATCAATCCCGCCTCAGCCCATTTGTACAAAAACCAGAATAA
- a CDS encoding peptidoglycan-binding domain-containing protein, giving the protein MSRHKKTFAPRAGRSEKQNTHNKEDKEKPEQITDQDSKISLAKTEVTQITYDPFRSRAFSKVEKSGSVIQLFDNGQHVAAVNNTLDKLGHTVSENKAYFGDKTRIALINFQSNNGIAASGIFDKPTLLKMNEVTKNLDKRETIRKATLPNKKTESDKRNTGTSEPASRLESKLESQEFFQSSFQTGKDPIKLKKCDPKHADDYCLIVSFIPTTKIPKGNTIEGYAIYYQAVYGGSKENAIKVAERWGKDGRINFAGEIKAGTPTNVNVPLEKYLDNLFFEAPKNEAAREALKQKLLGIVDNHKDKKDEKEINREELNKFLTNEYSKITEDSEYIALKNKLKSLKAPELSPKGKKAAAILEKTPKNSEAQDILIEEFEKFGKEMALYMLQINRKLILTEAERHGIWLPYGEHKNKLQELKTGIEAYKKQMTAIQANLPSFKEQQKLYQEAYDAIGRDPYATDIHDQKINKASGIEKKYSARNEIYRAIPILSIGDDFNNKGLKAEKQEWAPDWENFDLKTDEQIITALKNSIITQLEKINEAEENIIDEDIDFIWDLGELIPISIQQAGISSNKNAVKVIQDKVRQEAKYELIKNIILIAGGIILSIVSLGQATPFLLAILASGGTLAISTYYVKQEIHDYNLNQSLYDASIQVGQVLQGDDPSLAWLVLAIAGAALDAGSLAKILRSAKPISAAAKAFNDADDATKALATLESDLLKIDGLERKVRENIIKQAKIQAQQQKILAGFVKAKQLTYVTIPGLAQTGELLARAVFAIRKGIVTFDSFVAELKLTKLISDTGLTPEQLLLVKNTFEKAKTLAKDDKLAIELEKAMADNDLAKVKSLLEENSGNTKYAAANKKAKELISRAQLEKKQVQSELVNLAQETGGKMEGLEYALKTEESLTRKIADRIKESNIKNYGLENAIETTSSAMNDVLRFTITYDADVYVESYFKIVQKLESKGYKKVKSFNAWFKGDGSYKGLNTTFETPTGQQFELQFHTEETFKVKSETHYLYEASRAADATKETRAANTAKQAAEYKKIKTPKNINLLENE; this is encoded by the coding sequence ATGAGCAGACACAAAAAAACATTTGCACCCAGGGCTGGCAGGTCCGAGAAGCAAAATACCCATAATAAAGAGGATAAAGAAAAACCTGAGCAGATCACCGATCAGGACAGCAAAATATCTCTCGCAAAAACAGAAGTTACCCAAATAACATATGATCCTTTCAGAAGCAGAGCATTCAGTAAAGTAGAAAAAAGCGGATCTGTCATTCAATTATTTGACAACGGGCAGCATGTAGCAGCAGTTAATAATACACTTGATAAATTAGGGCATACAGTATCCGAGAACAAAGCCTATTTTGGTGATAAAACAAGGATTGCACTCATCAATTTTCAAAGCAATAACGGCATTGCTGCTTCTGGAATTTTTGACAAACCCACCTTATTGAAAATGAATGAGGTAACAAAAAATTTAGATAAAAGGGAAACTATCAGAAAAGCCACATTACCAAATAAAAAAACAGAATCGGACAAAAGAAATACAGGTACATCTGAACCTGCATCTCGTTTAGAATCTAAGCTTGAAAGTCAAGAATTTTTTCAATCATCTTTCCAAACAGGCAAAGATCCTATAAAATTAAAAAAATGTGACCCTAAACATGCAGATGATTACTGCCTAATTGTTAGCTTCATTCCCACTACAAAGATTCCAAAAGGAAATACGATTGAAGGATACGCTATTTATTATCAGGCTGTATATGGTGGCAGTAAAGAGAATGCTATAAAAGTAGCTGAACGCTGGGGTAAAGACGGTAGAATAAACTTTGCAGGAGAGATCAAAGCAGGAACACCAACCAATGTAAATGTACCTCTTGAGAAATATCTGGATAATCTTTTCTTTGAAGCACCAAAAAACGAAGCTGCCAGAGAAGCTTTAAAACAAAAATTATTAGGAATTGTAGACAATCATAAAGATAAAAAAGATGAAAAGGAAATTAACAGAGAAGAACTTAACAAATTTTTAACCAACGAATACAGTAAAATTACAGAGGATAGTGAATATATAGCACTAAAAAACAAACTAAAATCATTAAAAGCACCGGAACTATCTCCAAAAGGCAAAAAAGCAGCTGCAATTTTAGAGAAAACCCCTAAAAATAGCGAAGCACAAGACATATTAATTGAAGAGTTTGAAAAATTCGGAAAAGAAATGGCTCTTTACATGCTTCAAATTAACAGGAAATTAATTCTTACAGAGGCAGAGAGACATGGTATTTGGCTGCCATATGGAGAACATAAAAATAAATTACAGGAACTTAAAACCGGTATAGAAGCTTATAAAAAACAAATGACTGCTATACAAGCTAACCTACCTAGTTTTAAAGAGCAGCAAAAGCTATATCAAGAAGCATATGATGCTATTGGCAGGGATCCTTATGCAACAGACATTCATGATCAAAAAATAAATAAAGCATCAGGAATTGAAAAAAAATACTCTGCCAGAAATGAAATTTACAGAGCTATTCCAATTTTATCAATAGGTGATGATTTCAACAATAAAGGACTGAAAGCCGAAAAACAAGAATGGGCCCCTGATTGGGAAAATTTTGATTTAAAAACCGACGAACAAATTATAACTGCTTTAAAAAACAGTATTATAACACAGTTGGAAAAAATAAATGAAGCTGAAGAAAATATTATAGATGAAGATATAGATTTCATTTGGGATTTAGGAGAACTTATTCCTATTTCTATACAACAAGCGGGTATTTCCAGCAATAAAAATGCTGTAAAAGTTATACAGGATAAAGTCCGGCAGGAAGCTAAATATGAACTTATAAAAAATATTATTCTTATAGCCGGAGGTATCATTCTTTCTATTGTATCTTTAGGACAAGCTACCCCATTTTTATTAGCCATTTTAGCCAGCGGAGGTACTTTAGCAATTAGTACATATTATGTAAAACAGGAGATTCATGACTATAACTTAAACCAAAGTCTATATGATGCCTCAATACAAGTCGGGCAGGTGCTGCAAGGTGACGATCCAAGTTTGGCTTGGCTGGTACTTGCCATTGCAGGTGCTGCGTTAGATGCAGGATCATTAGCAAAAATACTGAGATCAGCTAAACCTATTTCTGCAGCGGCCAAAGCATTTAATGATGCCGATGATGCTACAAAAGCATTAGCCACTTTAGAAAGTGATCTACTTAAAATCGATGGTCTTGAAAGAAAAGTAAGGGAAAATATTATTAAACAGGCTAAAATACAAGCCCAACAACAAAAAATACTGGCTGGCTTTGTAAAAGCAAAACAACTTACCTACGTAACAATACCAGGTTTAGCACAAACAGGCGAATTATTAGCCAGAGCAGTATTTGCTATTCGGAAAGGAATTGTTACATTTGATAGTTTTGTAGCCGAACTCAAACTAACCAAGCTCATAAGTGATACAGGATTAACCCCTGAGCAATTGCTTTTAGTTAAAAATACCTTTGAAAAGGCAAAAACTTTAGCTAAAGATGACAAGCTGGCTATTGAACTTGAAAAAGCAATGGCAGATAATGATCTTGCAAAGGTGAAAAGCTTATTGGAAGAAAACAGTGGAAATACAAAATATGCTGCTGCCAATAAAAAAGCAAAAGAATTAATTTCCCGTGCTCAACTTGAGAAAAAGCAAGTACAGTCAGAACTGGTTAATTTGGCTCAAGAAACAGGAGGTAAAATGGAAGGTTTAGAATATGCTCTAAAAACAGAAGAGTCATTAACAAGGAAAATTGCGGACAGAATTAAAGAATCAAATATTAAAAATTATGGATTAGAAAATGCGATTGAAACAACTTCTTCAGCAATGAATGATGTTCTTAGATTTACTATCACCTATGATGCAGATGTATATGTTGAGAGTTATTTTAAAATTGTACAAAAACTAGAGTCAAAAGGTTATAAAAAAGTTAAATCATTTAATGCATGGTTTAAAGGTGATGGTTCATATAAAGGATTGAATACTACCTTTGAGACACCAACAGGTCAGCAGTTTGAGTTACAATTCCATACTGAAGAAACATTTAAAGTAAAGTCTGAAACGCACTATTTATATGAGGCATCACGAGCAGCAGATGCAACAAAAGAAACAAGAGCAGCAAATACCGCTAAACAGGCTGCAGAATATAAAAAAATAAAAACACCAAAAAATATAAATTTACTTGAAAATGAATAA
- a CDS encoding phage tail sheath family protein, with protein MNYKTPGVYVEEQGKFPPSVAQVETAIPAFIGYTADGPKNKPTRIASMLEYEALFGKANPEIFAVAFKDGVATAIPTKVSDFKMYYAMQMYFANGGGPCYIVSVGDYKSQEAVGAPTPAEAFLSGLELLKNEDEPTLIVFPDLQSLAPSVADVTAAQAVVTTALKVKNIVSAAKSIAGLVADAVAGANVDAAVAAAAAKAAEFNVANPNELQAAGAQGGQAVVAAVKIAAAVANATVATVKAAAQDVVTAFDTDLTSAATIETNAVAASSLVTSRAGDAVAIGKIYALYNKALDQAEALKDRFVIMDILQDAAAFRDKVTSTGLKYGAAYYPKLKTVLSYDFKDADVLVTGASGITTLADLKNANSEMYNQAKQAIESASVVLAPSSAIAGVYAKVDSTSGVWKAPANVGLSLVDLPAVKISTKDQDLLNVDAASGKSINAIRTFAGKGTLVWGARTLDGNSNEWKYVPVRRFFNMVEESVKKATERFVFEPNTANTWTRVQAMIENFLDQQWRDGALAGSKPEEAYYVSVGLHKTMSAQDILEGRMNIEIGMAAVRPAEFIVLSFSHKLQEA; from the coding sequence ATGAATTACAAAACCCCTGGAGTTTACGTGGAGGAACAAGGAAAATTTCCCCCTTCCGTAGCGCAAGTTGAAACGGCTATCCCTGCTTTTATTGGGTATACAGCAGATGGACCGAAAAATAAACCAACGAGAATTGCTTCGATGTTGGAGTATGAAGCACTTTTTGGAAAGGCAAATCCGGAAATCTTTGCTGTAGCTTTCAAAGATGGTGTTGCAACAGCAATTCCAACCAAGGTAAGCGACTTTAAAATGTATTATGCCATGCAGATGTATTTTGCCAATGGTGGAGGACCTTGTTATATTGTTTCTGTAGGAGATTATAAAAGCCAGGAGGCTGTAGGTGCGCCTACACCAGCAGAAGCTTTTTTATCAGGTCTTGAATTATTAAAAAATGAAGACGAACCTACCCTGATCGTTTTTCCGGATCTTCAAAGTTTAGCTCCTTCTGTTGCTGATGTTACTGCTGCTCAGGCTGTTGTTACTACAGCGTTAAAAGTTAAAAATATTGTTTCCGCTGCTAAAAGTATTGCAGGCCTTGTTGCAGACGCTGTTGCGGGTGCTAATGTAGATGCTGCAGTTGCTGCTGCGGCTGCTAAGGCTGCTGAGTTTAATGTTGCTAATCCTAACGAGTTACAGGCTGCTGGTGCTCAGGGTGGTCAGGCTGTTGTAGCGGCTGTTAAGATTGCTGCTGCTGTTGCTAATGCTACTGTTGCTACTGTTAAGGCTGCTGCTCAGGATGTTGTAACTGCTTTTGATACAGATTTAACTTCAGCTGCAACTATTGAAACCAATGCGGTTGCTGCCAGCAGTCTTGTTACTTCCAGAGCAGGTGATGCTGTTGCCATCGGCAAAATCTATGCTTTGTACAATAAAGCTTTAGATCAGGCAGAAGCATTAAAAGACAGGTTCGTCATTATGGATATTCTTCAAGATGCGGCTGCTTTTAGAGATAAAGTAACTTCTACAGGTCTGAAATATGGTGCAGCTTATTATCCAAAACTGAAAACTGTTTTAAGCTATGATTTCAAAGATGCTGATGTTTTAGTTACCGGTGCATCTGGTATCACAACTTTGGCGGATTTGAAGAATGCTAATTCTGAAATGTATAATCAGGCTAAACAAGCAATTGAGTCTGCATCAGTAGTACTGGCACCGTCATCAGCAATTGCCGGAGTTTATGCTAAAGTAGACAGTACTTCCGGAGTATGGAAAGCGCCTGCCAATGTAGGGCTTAGTTTAGTAGATCTTCCTGCAGTAAAAATTTCTACCAAAGATCAGGATCTGCTTAATGTAGATGCTGCATCAGGAAAATCAATTAACGCGATCAGAACTTTTGCGGGAAAAGGAACATTAGTCTGGGGCGCAAGAACATTAGACGGAAACAGTAATGAATGGAAATATGTACCTGTACGTAGATTCTTCAATATGGTGGAAGAATCTGTGAAGAAAGCTACAGAACGTTTCGTCTTTGAACCGAATACTGCCAATACATGGACTCGTGTACAGGCTATGATCGAGAATTTTCTAGATCAGCAGTGGAGAGACGGTGCATTAGCAGGAAGCAAGCCTGAAGAAGCTTATTACGTAAGCGTTGGTTTACACAAAACAATGTCGGCTCAGGATATTCTGGAAGGAAGAATGAACATCGAGATCGGTATGGCTGCAGTACGCCCGGCTGAATTTATCGTGTTAAGTTTTTCACACAAATTACAGGAAGCATAA
- a CDS encoding phage tail sheath family protein — protein MLNPATPGVSVEEITKLPYSVAYIETAMPAFIGYTELLPVGYNEPFTISSLLEYEQYFGKAKEENIQLQDVEGKGATIIAPQAQFLMYYSLQMYFANGGGPCYIISVGDYTSAQVQLSSLEAGLAKIDHKNIKEPILIIFPDAVSLTNESEFYSIYNQAIDKAKVENKNRFVILDTYYGNSVVQSNNLTTIESFRSKVNPTNHAAAYFPHLKTILNYTFDETKTPIVHTGLQKAGQGSALFYAGEIAALDELKRLASAEISTGSADAYVLADLLDQAIVIAEEVNEAADAGDKKNALTEVINEAKVVLEAIYEGIIDDFKIPDDLDENAPVFSGEFDALKTAILEVKDEKGDANGITLKNLELSNSALYNQVKKEIQSLKVVLPPSSAIAGAYGRIDSTRGVWKAPANINISHVTTPTEKISDQEQAALNIDAFGKSINAIRTFTGKGTLIWGARTLEGKDKNDEGKDNEWKYVHVRRYYNMIRQSINDALNKFMNEPNIPHTWLRAKTMLENFLNQQWMEGALAGSTPKEAYEVTVKGVEGTTTMNVNLKIALVRPAEFIVLNFSHKLQQF, from the coding sequence ATGTTAAATCCAGCAACACCAGGTGTTTCTGTTGAAGAAATTACAAAACTTCCATACTCAGTTGCCTACATAGAAACAGCTATGCCAGCATTTATTGGGTATACCGAACTACTCCCTGTTGGGTATAATGAGCCCTTCACCATCAGTTCCCTTTTAGAATATGAACAATATTTTGGAAAAGCAAAAGAAGAAAATATCCAGCTGCAGGATGTAGAAGGCAAAGGAGCAACTATTATAGCACCTCAGGCACAGTTTTTAATGTATTATTCATTGCAAATGTATTTTGCAAATGGCGGCGGACCGTGTTATATCATTTCTGTAGGAGATTATACATCAGCACAAGTACAATTATCTTCATTGGAAGCAGGACTGGCTAAAATTGATCATAAAAACATTAAAGAACCGATTCTTATTATTTTCCCTGATGCTGTTTCGCTTACCAATGAATCCGAGTTTTACAGCATTTACAATCAGGCTATTGATAAAGCTAAAGTAGAGAATAAAAACAGGTTTGTTATACTGGACACTTATTACGGAAATTCTGTTGTCCAATCAAACAATCTTACCACCATTGAATCTTTCAGAAGTAAAGTAAATCCAACCAATCACGCGGCAGCTTATTTCCCTCACTTAAAGACCATTTTGAATTATACTTTTGATGAGACTAAAACACCTATCGTACATACCGGTTTACAAAAAGCAGGGCAGGGAAGTGCTCTTTTTTATGCGGGGGAGATCGCAGCTTTAGATGAATTAAAACGTTTGGCAAGTGCCGAAATCTCAACTGGGTCTGCCGACGCTTACGTCCTTGCCGATTTATTAGATCAGGCTATTGTGATAGCAGAAGAAGTGAATGAAGCAGCTGATGCAGGTGATAAAAAAAATGCTTTAACAGAAGTAATTAATGAGGCAAAAGTAGTGTTGGAAGCTATATATGAGGGAATAATAGATGATTTTAAGATTCCCGATGATTTAGACGAAAATGCACCTGTTTTCAGTGGAGAGTTTGATGCATTAAAAACTGCAATCCTTGAAGTAAAAGACGAAAAAGGAGATGCAAACGGGATAACACTTAAAAATCTGGAATTATCCAATTCTGCACTGTACAATCAGGTGAAAAAAGAAATACAGTCGTTAAAAGTTGTTTTACCGCCATCATCAGCCATAGCAGGAGCATACGGCAGAATAGACAGTACAAGAGGAGTGTGGAAAGCTCCGGCAAATATCAATATTAGCCATGTCACTACTCCGACAGAAAAAATTTCCGATCAGGAACAGGCTGCTTTAAACATAGATGCTTTCGGGAAATCAATCAATGCGATCAGGACTTTTACAGGAAAAGGTACCTTAATCTGGGGAGCCAGAACCCTTGAAGGAAAAGATAAAAATGATGAAGGGAAGGATAACGAATGGAAGTATGTACATGTACGCCGCTATTACAATATGATCAGACAATCGATCAACGATGCACTCAACAAGTTTATGAATGAGCCTAATATCCCTCACACATGGTTACGGGCAAAAACAATGTTAGAAAATTTTCTTAACCAGCAATGGATGGAGGGTGCATTAGCAGGCAGCACTCCGAAAGAAGCTTACGAAGTAACAGTTAAGGGAGTAGAAGGAACGACTACGATGAATGTAAATCTCAAAATAGCATTAGTGCGCCCGGCAGAGTTTATTGTACTCAACTTTTCACACAAATTGCAACAGTTCTAA